A part of Capsicum annuum cultivar UCD-10X-F1 chromosome 6, UCD10Xv1.1, whole genome shotgun sequence genomic DNA contains:
- the LOC124899523 gene encoding uncharacterized protein LOC124899523, which translates to MSRTFLEKKKDLSAFTIPCSIKMFKFARAVCDLKASINLMPYSIFHKLGFGKPKPTKIKLLMSNRSIKKPIGVLHDMLVKVDRFIFPADFVILDCAMDVKVSIILGRPFLDTQKVLVDVESGKMKFWLNNDEVSFNVCKSMKQPMNLKVILVIDIIDREVANHVDVSLLDDSLVGVL; encoded by the coding sequence ATGTCAAGAACATTTTTAGAAAAGAAGAAGGACCTCAGTGCGTTTACAATTCCGTGCTCCATCAAAATGTTTAAATTTGCAAGGGCAGTGTGCGATCTTAAAGcaagtataaacctaatgccttATTCCATATTTCATAAGCTTGGATTTGGAAAGCCGAAGCCTACCAAAATTAAATTGCTCATGTCCAATCGGTCCATCAAAAAGCCAATAGGAGTACTTCATGATATGCTAGTAAAAGTTGATCGGTTCATCTTCCCGGCTGATTTTGTGATCTTGGATTGTGCAATGGATGTTAAAGTTTCTATTATCCTTGGGAGACCATTCTTGGATACCCAGAAAGTTTTGGTGGATGTGGAGTCCGGCAAGAtgaagttttggttgaataatgaTGAGGTATCCTTCAATGTTTGTAAGTCCATGAAACAACCGATGAACTTGAAAGTAATCTTGGTGATTGATATTATTGATAGAGAAGTGGCAAATCATGTTGATGTGAGCTTGTTGGATGATTCTTTGGTAGGAGTGTTATGA
- the LOC107873285 gene encoding inactive receptor-like serine/threonine-protein kinase At2g40270 isoform X1, producing the protein MNGHWKFSEHSLLVIALLLCLVHQEFSFCCSLNDEGLSLLRFRERVESDPFGALSNWKDGDGVENPCTWLGVGCFNGNVVSLDLKDLHLCGTLTPDLALLVHLKFIILRNNSFTGVIPDEIAKLKKLEILDLGYNNFSQPLPSDLCNNPSLEILLLDNTELFRCIFPGTDRPEMVPDVQENNNNAPRAEPLSHPNGGLSLRTTEAIGNVAGRKLLKVSSFSLLNNFQKQFRPVFRLLGPPEAGVENSTPSLSPSPSPNPSLSPAPTPSIIAEPHLAPSPRSSASPSSLPSPAKNRSGVVDSGRSHHRALILSAAIGGPILLFISIAGTIFFRSNKMAVVKPWATGLSGQLQRAFVTGVPKLKRSELESACENFSNVIGSSSVCTLYKGTLSSGVEIAVISRTVASTKDWSKDMEAQFRKKIDTLSKVNHKNFVSLLGYCEEEDPFTRMMVFEYAPNGTLFEHLHIREAEHLDWGMRMRITMGMAYCLEHMHNLSPSVPHKNLTSSAVYLTEDCAAKISDFGFWNETDAAEIGSSPESNVYSFGVILFEMMTGRLPYSANSSSLDDWASDYLRGGESPREMVDPTLSSFQEEQVERIADVIKMCVHPEPRRRLAMREVSARLREITGIGPDGATPRLSPLWWAELEIISTEAC; encoded by the exons ATGAATGGACACTGGAAATTCAGTGAGCATAGCTTGTTGGTTATTGCGCTGCTCTTGTGTTTGGTGCATCAGGAATTTAGTTTCTGTTGCTCACTCAATGATGAAG GTTTGTCACTGTTGAGATTCAGGGAGAGAGTGGAGAGCGATCCGTTTGGGGCTTTGTCCAATTGGAAAGATGGTGATGGAGTGGAAAATCCATGTACTTGGTTAGGAGTTGGCTGCTTTAATGGGAATGTTGTGTCTCT GGACTTGAAAGATCTCCATCTCTGTGGTACCCTAACTCCTGATCTCGCGCTCTTGGTTCACTTAAAATTTAT AATTTTACGTAACAACTCCTTTACTGGGGTCATACCTGATGAGATTGCAAAGCTAAAAAAGTTGGAGATTCTGGACCTGGGATATAATAACTTTAGCCAGCCGCTGCCTTCTGACCTTTGCAATAATCCCTCTCTGGAAATTCT TTTATTAGACAACACTGAGCTGTTTAGGTGCATATTTCCTGGAACCGATAGACCTGAAATGGTCCCAGATGTCCAAGAAAATAACAACAACGCTCCGAGAGCCGAACCTTTGTCACATCCCAATGGGGGATTGAGTTTAAG GACTACAGAAGCAATTGGAAATGTAGCTGGAAGAAAATTACTAAAAGTATCATCTTTTTCTCTCCTGAATAACTTCCAGAAGCAATTTCGTCCGGTCTTCCGACTTCTAGGTCCTCCTGAAGCTGGTGTTGAGAACAGTACACCTTCATTATCCCCGTCTCCATCACCGAATCCTTCTCTTTCCCCAGCTCCTACACCTTCAATTATTGCAGAACCTCATCTGGCTCCTTCACCAAGATCCTCTGCTTCTCCATCTTCACTTCCCAGTCCGGCAAAGAACCGCAGTGGAGTTGTAGATTCCGGACGAAGTCATCATCGAGCTTTAATATTGTCTGCAGCTATAGGAGGTCCCATTCTGCTATTCATATCGATAGCTGGCACGATCTTCTTTCGAAGCAACAAAATGGCTGTTGTAAAGCCTTGGGCCACTGGATTGAGTGGACAGCTGCAGAGAGCATTTGTTACTG GCGTGCCAAAGCTTAAGAGATCAGAACTTGAGTCAGCTTgtgaaaatttcagcaatgtaATTGGTTCCTCATCTGTTTGCACACTATATAAGGGAACGTTATCCAGTGGAGTTGAGATAGCCGTGATATCTCGTACAGTGGCATCTACTAAGGATTGGTCAAAAGATATGGAAGCCCAATTCAGGAAAAAG ATTGATACATTGTCAAAGGTCAATCACAAGAACTTTGTGAGCCTTCTTGGTTATTGTGAAGAAGAGGATCCATTTACCAGAATGATGGTTTTTGAATATGCTCCTAATGGGACCCTCTTTGAACATCTGCACA TAAGGGAAGCTGAACATTTGGACTGGGGGATGCGAATGAGGATAACAATGGGCATGGCATACTGCCTTGAGCACATGCACAATTTGTCGCCATCGGTACCTCATAAAAACTTGACATCCTCTGCTGTGTACCTCACAGAAGACTGTGCAGCCAAAATATCGGATTTTGGTTTCTGGAATGAGACAGATGCAGCTGAAATTGGGTCAAGTCCGGAAAGTAATGTTTACAGCTTTGGTGTCATTCTGTTTGAGATGATGACTGGTAGGCTCCCTTACTCAGCAAACAGTAGCTCTCTTGATGACTGGGCATCAGATTATCTTAGGGGAGGAGAATCCCCGAGGGAAATGGTTGATCCAACTTTAAGTTCTTTCCAAGAGGAACAGGTAGAGAGAATAGCTGATGTGATTAAAATGTGTGTACATCCCGAGCCAAGACGACGACTGGCAATGAGAGAGGTTTCAGCCAGATTGAGAGAGATAACAGGTATAGGACCAGATGGGGCAACGCCAAGACTCTCCCCTCTATGGTGGGCTGAGCTTGAGATTATATCAACAGAGGCTTGTTAA
- the LOC107873285 gene encoding inactive receptor-like serine/threonine-protein kinase At2g40270 isoform X2 — MNGHWKFSEHSLLVIALLLCLVHQEFSFCCSLNDEGLSLLRFRERVESDPFGALSNWKDGDGVENPCTWLGVGCFNGNVVSLDLKDLHLCGTLTPDLALLVHLKFIILRNNSFTGVIPDEIAKLKKLEILDLGYNNFSQPLPSDLCNNPSLEILTTEAIGNVAGRKLLKVSSFSLLNNFQKQFRPVFRLLGPPEAGVENSTPSLSPSPSPNPSLSPAPTPSIIAEPHLAPSPRSSASPSSLPSPAKNRSGVVDSGRSHHRALILSAAIGGPILLFISIAGTIFFRSNKMAVVKPWATGLSGQLQRAFVTGVPKLKRSELESACENFSNVIGSSSVCTLYKGTLSSGVEIAVISRTVASTKDWSKDMEAQFRKKIDTLSKVNHKNFVSLLGYCEEEDPFTRMMVFEYAPNGTLFEHLHIREAEHLDWGMRMRITMGMAYCLEHMHNLSPSVPHKNLTSSAVYLTEDCAAKISDFGFWNETDAAEIGSSPESNVYSFGVILFEMMTGRLPYSANSSSLDDWASDYLRGGESPREMVDPTLSSFQEEQVERIADVIKMCVHPEPRRRLAMREVSARLREITGIGPDGATPRLSPLWWAELEIISTEAC, encoded by the exons ATGAATGGACACTGGAAATTCAGTGAGCATAGCTTGTTGGTTATTGCGCTGCTCTTGTGTTTGGTGCATCAGGAATTTAGTTTCTGTTGCTCACTCAATGATGAAG GTTTGTCACTGTTGAGATTCAGGGAGAGAGTGGAGAGCGATCCGTTTGGGGCTTTGTCCAATTGGAAAGATGGTGATGGAGTGGAAAATCCATGTACTTGGTTAGGAGTTGGCTGCTTTAATGGGAATGTTGTGTCTCT GGACTTGAAAGATCTCCATCTCTGTGGTACCCTAACTCCTGATCTCGCGCTCTTGGTTCACTTAAAATTTAT AATTTTACGTAACAACTCCTTTACTGGGGTCATACCTGATGAGATTGCAAAGCTAAAAAAGTTGGAGATTCTGGACCTGGGATATAATAACTTTAGCCAGCCGCTGCCTTCTGACCTTTGCAATAATCCCTCTCTGGAAATTCT GACTACAGAAGCAATTGGAAATGTAGCTGGAAGAAAATTACTAAAAGTATCATCTTTTTCTCTCCTGAATAACTTCCAGAAGCAATTTCGTCCGGTCTTCCGACTTCTAGGTCCTCCTGAAGCTGGTGTTGAGAACAGTACACCTTCATTATCCCCGTCTCCATCACCGAATCCTTCTCTTTCCCCAGCTCCTACACCTTCAATTATTGCAGAACCTCATCTGGCTCCTTCACCAAGATCCTCTGCTTCTCCATCTTCACTTCCCAGTCCGGCAAAGAACCGCAGTGGAGTTGTAGATTCCGGACGAAGTCATCATCGAGCTTTAATATTGTCTGCAGCTATAGGAGGTCCCATTCTGCTATTCATATCGATAGCTGGCACGATCTTCTTTCGAAGCAACAAAATGGCTGTTGTAAAGCCTTGGGCCACTGGATTGAGTGGACAGCTGCAGAGAGCATTTGTTACTG GCGTGCCAAAGCTTAAGAGATCAGAACTTGAGTCAGCTTgtgaaaatttcagcaatgtaATTGGTTCCTCATCTGTTTGCACACTATATAAGGGAACGTTATCCAGTGGAGTTGAGATAGCCGTGATATCTCGTACAGTGGCATCTACTAAGGATTGGTCAAAAGATATGGAAGCCCAATTCAGGAAAAAG ATTGATACATTGTCAAAGGTCAATCACAAGAACTTTGTGAGCCTTCTTGGTTATTGTGAAGAAGAGGATCCATTTACCAGAATGATGGTTTTTGAATATGCTCCTAATGGGACCCTCTTTGAACATCTGCACA TAAGGGAAGCTGAACATTTGGACTGGGGGATGCGAATGAGGATAACAATGGGCATGGCATACTGCCTTGAGCACATGCACAATTTGTCGCCATCGGTACCTCATAAAAACTTGACATCCTCTGCTGTGTACCTCACAGAAGACTGTGCAGCCAAAATATCGGATTTTGGTTTCTGGAATGAGACAGATGCAGCTGAAATTGGGTCAAGTCCGGAAAGTAATGTTTACAGCTTTGGTGTCATTCTGTTTGAGATGATGACTGGTAGGCTCCCTTACTCAGCAAACAGTAGCTCTCTTGATGACTGGGCATCAGATTATCTTAGGGGAGGAGAATCCCCGAGGGAAATGGTTGATCCAACTTTAAGTTCTTTCCAAGAGGAACAGGTAGAGAGAATAGCTGATGTGATTAAAATGTGTGTACATCCCGAGCCAAGACGACGACTGGCAATGAGAGAGGTTTCAGCCAGATTGAGAGAGATAACAGGTATAGGACCAGATGGGGCAACGCCAAGACTCTCCCCTCTATGGTGGGCTGAGCTTGAGATTATATCAACAGAGGCTTGTTAA